A genomic stretch from Kribbella amoyensis includes:
- a CDS encoding DMT family transporter, with product MTTTAPRPVRSAQHHQLLGLSAAFGIGVLVAIQSRVNGDLGNRLGDGIPAALISFGSGLVLLLIACAVVPRIRTSLGRVWSTIRTPSAKAIGELRWWQCIGGIAGAFLVATQSITVAVIGVAVFTVAVVAGQAVSSLVVDRLGFGPAGPQPYTPLRIVGAVVALVAVVLAVSDRLSHPSGLLLAVLPALAGIGTAVQQAINGRVARTASPDAYGAVAAAVINFLVGTTALAIVFLIDLGFRGAPRPLPTEPWLYVGGACGVAFISLAAAVVRVVGVFVLGLGTIAGQLIASLFIDLFLPAGTNEVTAAVVAGTLLALIAVVVAAIPNLRRG from the coding sequence GTGACCACGACCGCACCCCGCCCCGTCCGCAGCGCCCAGCACCATCAGCTCCTCGGGCTCTCGGCCGCTTTCGGGATCGGCGTCCTGGTCGCGATCCAGTCCCGCGTGAACGGCGATCTCGGCAACCGCCTCGGGGACGGCATCCCGGCCGCGCTGATCTCGTTCGGCTCCGGCCTGGTCCTGCTGCTGATCGCCTGCGCGGTCGTGCCGCGGATCCGGACGTCGCTCGGCCGGGTATGGAGCACGATCCGGACGCCGTCCGCGAAGGCCATCGGCGAGCTGCGCTGGTGGCAGTGCATCGGTGGGATCGCGGGCGCGTTCCTGGTCGCGACGCAGTCCATCACGGTCGCGGTGATCGGCGTGGCCGTGTTCACGGTCGCCGTGGTTGCGGGTCAGGCCGTCAGCAGCCTCGTGGTCGACCGGCTGGGCTTCGGCCCCGCGGGACCTCAGCCGTACACCCCGCTGCGCATCGTCGGTGCCGTCGTCGCCCTGGTCGCGGTGGTGCTCGCCGTGTCCGACCGGCTGAGCCACCCGTCGGGCCTGCTTCTCGCGGTACTGCCCGCCCTCGCCGGTATCGGCACCGCGGTCCAGCAGGCCATCAACGGACGGGTAGCCCGTACTGCGTCGCCTGACGCATACGGTGCGGTCGCTGCGGCCGTCATCAACTTCCTGGTCGGCACCACCGCGCTCGCGATCGTGTTCCTGATCGACCTCGGGTTCCGCGGCGCACCGCGACCGCTGCCCACCGAACCGTGGCTGTACGTCGGCGGCGCGTGCGGGGTCGCCTTCATCAGCCTGGCGGCCGCCGTGGTCCGGGTGGTGGGCGTGTTCGTCCTCGGCCTCGGCACGATCGCGGGCCAGCTGATCGCCAGCCTCTTCATCGACCTGTTCCTGCCTGCTGGGACCAACGAGGTCACGGCGGCCGTCGTCGCCGGCACCCTGCTGGCCCTGATCGCGGTGGTGGTCGCCGCCATCCCCAACCTCCGCCGCGGCTGA
- a CDS encoding RsmB/NOP family class I SAM-dependent RNA methyltransferase, translated as MSDRSPRNRAPHRRPDKVRQLAYRVIRQVNGDDGYANLALNKALRDQRLGGRDAAFATELVHGTLRWQGTYDAFLARSVSRPLGELDPELLDLLRLGTHQLLRMRVDSYAAVNEMVTLTRSEVGQKRSGLVNAVLRKISQRSFDHWIDAVAPSEDEDRLGHLSIAKAHPRWVIDAFADVLGSGQALDELLDADNEPPRVTLVARPGLADVDELIEAGATRARWSPYGAVLQGGGDPGRISAVATGRAGVQDEGSQLVATALATAPLEGSDTKWLDLCAGPGGKSALLAALVTEREGELTAVEPLKHRAELVRSNLRAVPGDHRVLVGDGTKPTWPSGWYDRVLADVPCTGLGALRRRPEARWRRTPEDVTELRPLQEALLGSAITSVRPGGLVAYVTCSPHPHETREVVDAVLGRRGDAVLEDARPLFPGVPSLGDGPDVQLWPHLHGTDAMYLALIRRT; from the coding sequence GTGAGTGACCGCTCTCCACGCAACCGTGCCCCGCACCGCCGTCCCGACAAGGTCCGCCAGCTCGCGTACCGGGTGATCCGCCAGGTCAACGGCGACGACGGGTACGCGAACCTCGCCCTCAACAAGGCCCTGCGCGACCAGCGGCTCGGTGGCCGCGACGCCGCGTTCGCCACCGAGCTCGTCCACGGCACGCTCCGCTGGCAGGGCACGTACGACGCGTTCCTCGCGCGCAGCGTGTCCCGCCCGCTCGGCGAGCTGGATCCCGAGCTGCTCGACCTGCTCCGGCTCGGCACGCACCAGCTGCTCCGGATGCGCGTCGACTCGTACGCCGCGGTCAACGAGATGGTCACCCTGACCCGGTCCGAGGTCGGTCAGAAGCGCAGCGGCCTGGTCAACGCGGTGCTGCGCAAGATCAGCCAGCGCTCCTTCGACCACTGGATCGACGCGGTCGCCCCTTCTGAGGACGAGGACCGGCTCGGTCATCTCTCGATCGCGAAGGCGCACCCGCGCTGGGTGATCGACGCGTTCGCTGACGTGCTGGGCTCCGGTCAGGCCCTGGACGAGCTGCTCGACGCCGACAACGAACCACCACGCGTCACTCTGGTCGCGCGACCGGGCCTGGCCGACGTGGACGAGCTGATCGAGGCCGGAGCCACCCGCGCCCGCTGGTCGCCATACGGGGCGGTGCTGCAGGGCGGGGGAGACCCGGGGAGGATCAGTGCCGTTGCCACGGGTCGTGCGGGCGTCCAGGACGAGGGGTCGCAGCTGGTGGCGACTGCGCTCGCCACGGCGCCGTTGGAGGGCAGCGACACCAAGTGGCTCGACCTCTGTGCGGGACCAGGCGGTAAGTCGGCGTTGCTGGCTGCACTGGTGACCGAGCGCGAGGGGGAGCTCACCGCGGTCGAGCCGCTGAAGCACCGTGCCGAGCTGGTCCGCTCCAACCTCCGCGCCGTACCGGGTGACCATCGTGTGCTCGTGGGCGACGGAACGAAGCCGACGTGGCCCTCCGGGTGGTACGACCGGGTCCTCGCGGACGTGCCGTGTACCGGACTCGGTGCGCTGCGCCGTCGACCGGAGGCACGGTGGCGGCGTACTCCGGAGGACGTGACCGAGCTGCGTCCGCTCCAGGAGGCGCTGCTCGGATCCGCGATCACCTCCGTCCGGCCGGGCGGCCTGGTCGCGTACGTCACGTGCTCGCCGCATCCGCACGAGACGCGCGAGGTGGTCGACGCCGTCCTCGGCCGCCGGGGTGATGCCGTACTGGAGGACGCGCGGCCGTTGTTCCCCGGCGTACCGTCGCTGGGTGACGGGCCGGATGTGCAGCTGTGGCCGCACCTGCACGGCACGGACGCGATGTACCTGGCCCTGATCCGGCGGACGTGA
- the fmt gene encoding methionyl-tRNA formyltransferase: MRLVFAGTPEVAVTALAAIVASGHELVAVVTRPDAPAGRGRKLVASPVAEYAEQLGVEVLKPVKPSDPEFLERLRELAPDACPVVAYGGLLPQAALDIPEHGWINLHFSVLPAWRGAAPVQHAIIAGDDVTGASTFRIVKALDAGPVFGVLTERIGPHDTAGVLLTRLAESGAKLLVDTLDGVAAGVLEAREQPADGISIAPKLNVEDAELDLHAPAHRVDRLVRGCNPAPGAWTTFRGERLKVLETELTDEELAPGELRTTKSTVTVGTGSKAVRLLTVQPQGKKPMLAADWARGVRITDEDRLGPVADAGEQSGS, from the coding sequence GTGAGACTCGTCTTCGCCGGCACCCCCGAGGTCGCCGTCACCGCGCTCGCCGCGATCGTTGCCAGCGGCCACGAGCTGGTCGCCGTCGTGACCCGCCCGGACGCACCGGCCGGCCGTGGCCGCAAGCTGGTCGCGTCACCCGTCGCGGAGTACGCCGAGCAGCTGGGCGTGGAGGTGCTCAAGCCGGTCAAGCCCAGTGACCCCGAGTTCCTCGAGCGGCTCCGCGAGCTCGCGCCGGACGCCTGCCCCGTGGTCGCGTACGGTGGGCTCCTCCCGCAGGCCGCGCTCGACATCCCAGAGCACGGCTGGATCAACCTGCACTTCTCGGTCCTGCCGGCCTGGCGGGGTGCCGCGCCTGTGCAGCACGCGATCATCGCCGGGGACGACGTGACCGGGGCGAGCACCTTCCGCATCGTCAAGGCGCTCGACGCGGGGCCGGTGTTCGGGGTGCTGACCGAGCGGATCGGCCCGCACGACACCGCCGGCGTCCTGCTCACCCGGCTGGCCGAGTCGGGTGCGAAGCTCCTGGTCGACACCCTGGACGGTGTCGCGGCCGGAGTCCTCGAGGCCCGGGAGCAGCCGGCCGACGGGATCTCGATCGCGCCGAAGCTCAACGTCGAGGACGCCGAGCTCGATCTGCACGCCCCGGCGCACCGGGTTGACCGGCTCGTCCGCGGCTGCAACCCGGCACCTGGTGCGTGGACGACGTTCCGCGGTGAGCGGCTGAAGGTCCTGGAGACCGAGCTGACCGACGAGGAGCTGGCGCCGGGCGAGCTCCGGACCACCAAGTCCACCGTCACGGTCGGCACCGGCAGCAAGGCGGTCCGGTTGCTCACGGTCCAGCCGCAGGGCAAGAAGCCGATGCTCGCGGCCGACTGGGCCCGCGGTGTCCGGATCACCGACGAGGACCGGCTCGGTCCTGTCGCCGACGCGGGGGAGCAGTCCGGGTCGTGA
- the def gene encoding peptide deformylase, translated as MSVQPIRLFGDPVLTTRAEPVVDFDAELRRLVADLTDTMRTAPGIGLAAPQIGVGLRVFTYHVDGEFGHLVNPELTLSAEDQFGPEGCLSIPGLTFDCRRAEQVVARGFDMYGEPVVIEGSDLLARCIQHETDHLDGVLFVDRLDTDTRKLAMKAIREAEWSGLAGPPRIKVSPHPTNGFGL; from the coding sequence GTGTCGGTCCAACCCATCCGCCTGTTCGGCGATCCCGTCCTCACCACCAGGGCCGAACCGGTCGTCGACTTCGACGCCGAGCTCCGGCGGCTGGTCGCGGATCTCACCGACACGATGCGGACGGCGCCGGGGATCGGCCTGGCCGCGCCGCAGATCGGCGTCGGGCTGCGGGTGTTCACGTACCACGTCGACGGCGAGTTCGGTCATCTGGTGAACCCGGAGCTGACGTTGTCGGCCGAGGACCAGTTCGGCCCCGAGGGCTGCCTGTCGATCCCCGGCCTGACCTTCGACTGCCGCCGCGCCGAGCAGGTCGTCGCCAGGGGCTTCGACATGTACGGCGAGCCGGTGGTGATCGAGGGCTCCGACCTGCTGGCCCGGTGCATCCAGCACGAGACCGACCACCTGGACGGGGTGCTGTTCGTCGACCGGCTGGACACCGACACCCGCAAGCTGGCGATGAAGGCGATCCGGGAGGCGGAGTGGTCCGGCCTGGCCGGTCCGCCGCGGATCAAGGTGTCGCCGCACCCGACGAACGGATTCGGACTGTGA
- a CDS encoding C39 family peptidase: MILLGALLAQAPSAAAYEPREPSGPYVPPAAPGGPVVPATTPSTAPDDQAGPETDPTAGPTPTVAPEPDPAALPAARSWSEVAQQVAETSPGDISLRSADVAQQSTQVMRCFKLEDENYCLGLGFVDKVPSGAQLSEAVSAPAVSAQDRAADGSVVEQDIATGAQSPAAFVSERAAMPKTARVNAELEEMQSAWDGRDKARALRLLDDNGNPPPAQPTSPTPTPSTPTPSTPTATPSTGTPSTGTPSTQSREAEPRADGTVPPPTPPTGKPSPPPVNPPAAVKTLPASKYIMKGFQTSQEKGYWCGPATFQSIDWADDNQKDTQASWAKDLGATTSGTAISAMVKQTNLKTNWDIAAGTYIVQNVGHWTTQKFFQVHQNHLGDGAPAPVIEHVQLLKRYFPYLAFNHSGHYQVGRGYDRNAGTIGIFEVFNERRFNSRGNVTDGPKNIPASALFNATLANQFKNIGL; encoded by the coding sequence GTGATCCTCCTGGGTGCCTTGCTCGCCCAGGCTCCGTCGGCCGCCGCATATGAACCGCGAGAACCATCCGGCCCGTACGTCCCGCCCGCCGCACCCGGCGGACCGGTCGTTCCGGCCACCACACCCAGCACCGCGCCGGACGACCAGGCCGGGCCCGAAACGGATCCGACCGCCGGCCCGACGCCGACCGTCGCGCCTGAGCCGGATCCGGCTGCGCTGCCGGCCGCGCGGTCCTGGAGCGAGGTCGCCCAGCAGGTCGCCGAGACCTCGCCCGGCGACATCTCGCTCCGGTCGGCCGACGTCGCCCAGCAGTCCACGCAGGTGATGCGCTGCTTCAAGCTGGAGGACGAGAACTACTGCCTCGGACTCGGCTTCGTCGACAAGGTGCCGAGTGGCGCTCAGCTGAGCGAGGCCGTCAGCGCGCCGGCCGTGTCCGCGCAGGACCGGGCCGCCGACGGCTCGGTGGTCGAGCAGGACATCGCGACCGGGGCGCAGAGCCCGGCCGCGTTCGTGAGCGAGCGGGCGGCGATGCCGAAGACCGCGCGCGTCAACGCGGAGCTCGAGGAGATGCAGAGCGCCTGGGACGGCCGCGACAAGGCCCGCGCCCTCCGCCTCCTCGACGACAACGGCAATCCCCCACCGGCCCAGCCGACGTCCCCGACTCCGACGCCCTCGACCCCGACGCCCTCGACCCCGACTGCCACGCCTTCGACTGGCACGCCTTCGACCGGCACGCCGTCGACGCAGTCGCGGGAGGCCGAGCCGCGGGCGGACGGGACGGTCCCGCCGCCGACCCCGCCGACCGGCAAGCCTTCCCCGCCGCCGGTGAACCCGCCGGCCGCGGTCAAGACGCTGCCCGCCTCGAAATACATCATGAAGGGCTTCCAGACCTCGCAGGAAAAGGGGTACTGGTGTGGCCCGGCGACGTTCCAGTCGATCGACTGGGCCGACGACAACCAGAAGGACACCCAGGCGTCCTGGGCCAAGGACCTCGGTGCGACCACGTCCGGTACCGCGATCTCCGCGATGGTCAAACAGACCAACCTGAAGACGAACTGGGACATCGCGGCCGGCACGTACATCGTGCAGAACGTCGGCCACTGGACCACCCAGAAGTTCTTCCAGGTGCACCAGAACCACCTCGGTGACGGCGCCCCGGCCCCGGTGATCGAGCACGTCCAGCTGCTCAAGCGGTACTTCCCGTACCTCGCGTTCAACCACAGCGGGCACTACCAGGTCGGCCGCGGGTACGACCGGAACGCGGGCACGATCGGGATCTTCGAGGTGTTCAACGAGCGCCGCTTCAACAGCCGCGGCAACGTCACCGACGGCCCGAAGAACATCCCCGCGTCGGCGCTGTTCAACGCCACCCTGGCGAACCAGTTCAAGAACATCGGCCTGTAG
- a CDS encoding HAD family hydrolase produces MSERTVDTVVFDIGGVLLDWNPDYLYAELIPDEAQRRHFLTTVTTSAWNLEQDRGRPWSEAVAELSALHPEHAEWIEAYDTGWLKMVQGLFDDTVAVLTELQQAGIPTYALTNFSDEKWEVAKDAFPVLTTFDGEVVSGREQTVKPGEKIYRILIERFDLDPARTFYTDDVQHNIDGARTAGLDAELYTSAPTLRAHLHKRGLPISS; encoded by the coding sequence ATGAGCGAGCGGACTGTCGACACTGTCGTCTTCGACATCGGGGGAGTACTGCTGGACTGGAACCCGGACTACCTCTACGCCGAGCTGATCCCGGACGAGGCGCAGAGGCGGCACTTCCTCACCACGGTCACCACGTCCGCCTGGAACCTCGAGCAGGACCGCGGCCGCCCGTGGTCCGAGGCGGTCGCCGAGCTGTCCGCGCTCCACCCCGAGCACGCCGAGTGGATCGAGGCGTACGACACGGGCTGGCTCAAGATGGTGCAGGGGTTGTTCGACGACACGGTCGCCGTGCTGACCGAGCTGCAGCAGGCCGGGATCCCGACGTACGCGCTGACCAACTTCTCCGACGAGAAGTGGGAGGTCGCCAAGGACGCGTTCCCGGTGCTGACGACGTTCGACGGTGAGGTGGTCTCCGGGCGTGAGCAGACCGTCAAGCCGGGCGAGAAGATCTACCGGATCCTGATCGAGCGCTTCGACCTCGACCCGGCCCGCACGTTCTACACCGACGACGTCCAGCACAACATCGACGGGGCCCGGACCGCCGGCCTCGACGCCGAGCTGTACACCTCGGCCCCCACCCTCCGCGCTCACCTGCACAAGCGCGGTCTCCCGATCAGCTCCTGA
- a CDS encoding MDR family MFS transporter, producing MTVVTPVRESSSRLPRAFWALWVCQLVNRLGSFVQPFLVLYLTQGRGLSAGTAGAVAAAVGAGSVVSQLVGGWLSDRVGRRRTMLVGFFGTAAALILLGSARSMELIWVAAFTVGLMGDLFRPAVQATVADLLQPGERVRAYGLLFWAINLGFSVSTVSAGVLANIGFGLLFWINAGTSVVAALVIWSMVPETRPVVEQASRRPLLPVALRDTTFLLMILLQIGYATIYFQGYSTLPLAMSGDGLPNSTYGLVIALNGLVIVVVQPFVSRYLTKLDRPKLLATSMLIVGLGFGVGAVVSTWWGYALSVVVWTVGEIGFAAVIGAVFADLAPVDLRGGYLGLAGSMSFGLGSVIGPIVGTNSLEHLGATTTWLACGVLGVVLFAGQLALAPALHARAAGTASAEAAT from the coding sequence ATGACGGTCGTCACCCCTGTTCGCGAGAGCTCCTCGCGGCTTCCTCGCGCGTTCTGGGCGCTCTGGGTCTGCCAGTTGGTCAACCGGCTCGGCAGCTTTGTCCAGCCGTTCCTCGTCCTGTACCTCACCCAGGGCCGTGGCCTCTCCGCCGGGACCGCGGGTGCCGTCGCTGCCGCGGTCGGGGCCGGTTCGGTCGTGTCACAGCTGGTCGGCGGCTGGCTGTCGGACCGGGTCGGGCGGCGCCGGACGATGCTGGTCGGCTTCTTCGGGACCGCGGCCGCGCTGATCCTGCTCGGCTCGGCCCGGTCGATGGAGCTGATCTGGGTGGCCGCGTTCACCGTCGGGTTGATGGGCGACCTGTTCCGGCCCGCGGTCCAGGCGACGGTCGCCGATCTGCTCCAGCCGGGGGAGCGGGTCCGCGCGTACGGGCTGCTGTTCTGGGCGATCAACCTCGGCTTCTCGGTCTCGACCGTCAGCGCCGGCGTACTGGCGAACATCGGGTTCGGCCTGCTGTTCTGGATCAACGCCGGGACCTCGGTCGTGGCCGCGCTGGTGATCTGGTCGATGGTCCCGGAGACCCGCCCGGTGGTCGAGCAGGCGTCCCGGCGGCCGTTGCTGCCGGTGGCGTTGCGGGACACGACGTTCCTGCTGATGATCCTGCTCCAGATCGGCTACGCGACGATCTACTTCCAGGGCTACTCCACGCTGCCGCTGGCGATGTCCGGCGACGGGCTGCCGAACTCGACGTACGGCCTGGTGATCGCGTTGAACGGGCTCGTCATCGTCGTGGTCCAGCCGTTCGTCAGCCGGTACCTGACGAAGCTGGACCGGCCGAAGCTGCTCGCGACCTCGATGCTGATCGTCGGCCTGGGCTTCGGGGTCGGCGCGGTGGTCTCCACCTGGTGGGGGTATGCGCTGTCCGTCGTCGTCTGGACCGTCGGGGAGATCGGGTTCGCGGCCGTGATCGGCGCCGTGTTCGCGGATCTCGCGCCGGTCGATCTGCGCGGCGGGTACCTCGGGCTGGCCGGCAGCATGTCGTTCGGGCTCGGCTCGGTGATCGGCCCGATCGTCGGCACCAACTCGCTCGAACACCTGGGCGCGACCACCACCTGGCTTGCCTGCGGCGTCCTCGGCGTCGTCCTCTTCGCGGGCCAGCTCGCCCTCGCGCCCGCATTGCACGCTCGCGCCGCTGGTACCGCCTCCGCCGAGGCCGCCACGTAG
- a CDS encoding ArsR/SmtB family transcription factor, with translation MIRIRLKPDDVGRIRFAFSPVWEAVTSVRALSNNSLGSVHGPWLRRVAPLTAGDDMQLLKALIPSFGYIPDFITPAPPRRSTSLESGLAAIEATPLDLVRDELGRLNRGNPHPVIPELIADPEAALVRITDALRTYWHRALEPDWRRMRALLQEDLAFRLDELASGGLDRLFRNLHPSVRFAGDRIEIDRPFVCPDGEPQAGQGVLLVPCVFTWPVALPVTGAPHVPTITYPPRGLGRLWVSQQDTNDSALADLVGRTRAAIVSHLDLPMSTTHLAHQLDLSAPTLSVHLAILRNAGVVDSHRDGRTVLYYRTPLGNHLLTAAGVNPLATTA, from the coding sequence GTGATCAGGATCAGGCTCAAACCGGACGACGTGGGCCGGATCCGGTTCGCGTTCTCGCCGGTCTGGGAAGCGGTCACCAGTGTCCGCGCGCTCAGCAACAATTCGCTCGGCAGCGTGCACGGACCGTGGTTGCGCCGGGTCGCCCCGCTCACGGCCGGCGACGACATGCAGTTGCTCAAAGCCCTCATCCCGTCGTTCGGGTACATCCCCGACTTCATCACCCCGGCCCCACCCCGCCGCTCGACCAGCCTCGAATCCGGCCTGGCCGCGATCGAGGCGACCCCACTCGACCTGGTCCGTGACGAGCTGGGCCGGCTCAACCGCGGGAACCCGCACCCGGTGATCCCCGAACTGATCGCCGACCCCGAAGCCGCACTGGTCCGCATCACCGACGCCCTGCGCACGTACTGGCACCGCGCCCTCGAACCGGACTGGCGCCGAATGCGTGCGCTGCTGCAGGAGGACCTGGCGTTCCGGCTGGACGAATTGGCCAGCGGCGGCCTGGACCGGCTCTTCCGCAACCTCCACCCGTCGGTCCGCTTCGCCGGCGACCGCATCGAGATCGACCGCCCCTTCGTCTGCCCCGACGGCGAACCCCAAGCAGGCCAAGGAGTCCTCCTCGTCCCCTGCGTCTTCACCTGGCCTGTGGCGTTGCCCGTAACCGGTGCCCCGCACGTCCCGACGATCACGTATCCGCCACGCGGCCTGGGGCGTTTGTGGGTCAGCCAACAAGACACCAACGACTCGGCGCTCGCCGACCTGGTGGGGCGTACAAGAGCCGCCATCGTGAGCCACCTAGACCTCCCGATGTCCACGACCCACCTGGCGCACCAACTGGACCTCTCGGCCCCAACCCTGAGCGTCCACCTCGCAATCCTCCGCAACGCAGGAGTAGTCGACTCCCACCGAGACGGCAGAACAGTCCTCTACTACAGAACGCCCCTCGGCAACCACCTCCTCACAGCAGCCGGAGTAAACCCCCTAGCCACCACAGCCTGA
- a CDS encoding primosomal protein N', translating into MASDSPEQLTLLRDTVRRSRTKEPAGITSSLPIARVAVDVSLPHLDRPFDYLVPDDLAEAAQPGVRVKVRFAGKDVDGFVLERLEASEHDGKLARIRKVVSAEQVLTPEVADLCRAVADRYAGVFADVTRLAVPPRHAKVEGEPLRCNQPGPPVVSTSLSEWSPYQHANGFLDAVRRGEAPRAIWTAVPGADWAVAFAQAAAVCASTGRGALLLAPDARDLERLAAACTAVLGERGFVTLSADLGPTARYRAFLSALRGCTRVVIGTRAAAFAPVADLGLVALWDDGDDSYAEPRAPYPHAREVLLLRAYRQQCAMVVGGFARSAETAALLESGWAAELIADRTVIRAAAPAVHIAGESDRDLARDPAARAARLPHRAFEVAREGLKTGPVLVQVPRAGYLPSLVCQTCRTPSRCTACGGPLRHTGSTGPASCAVCGRPAADHRCPECGDPRMRAAVVGARRTAEELGRAFAGVLVRTSGGDKILDAVSSEPALIVSTPGAEPVAEGGYSAALLLDTWLLLARPDLRAPEEAVRRWFNAAALVRSARDGGAVIMMGEPSATPLQAVVRWSPEGYATRELEERRAARLAPAAKLAEITGSAEAVADLITRIRQLTDSSSGLEVLGPVPTDDETVRAVVRTPRTYGSALARILKEAQSSRSTKKVPGPLRVQVDPATFG; encoded by the coding sequence GTGGCATCGGACTCCCCAGAGCAGCTGACCCTGCTGCGCGACACCGTGCGCCGGTCGCGGACGAAGGAGCCGGCCGGGATCACCTCGTCGCTGCCGATCGCCCGGGTCGCGGTCGACGTCTCGCTGCCGCACCTCGACCGGCCGTTCGACTACCTGGTGCCCGACGACCTCGCCGAGGCGGCGCAGCCCGGGGTCCGGGTGAAGGTCCGGTTCGCCGGCAAGGACGTGGACGGGTTCGTCCTGGAGCGGTTGGAGGCGTCCGAGCACGACGGCAAGTTGGCCCGGATCCGCAAGGTCGTCTCCGCCGAGCAGGTGCTGACGCCCGAGGTGGCCGACCTGTGCCGCGCGGTCGCCGATCGGTACGCGGGGGTCTTCGCCGACGTCACGCGGCTCGCGGTCCCACCCCGGCACGCGAAGGTCGAGGGCGAGCCGCTCCGCTGCAACCAGCCGGGCCCGCCGGTCGTGTCCACCTCGCTGTCCGAGTGGTCGCCGTACCAGCACGCCAACGGCTTCCTCGACGCCGTCCGCCGAGGCGAGGCGCCCCGCGCGATCTGGACCGCCGTACCGGGTGCCGACTGGGCCGTCGCCTTCGCCCAGGCCGCCGCCGTCTGCGCATCGACCGGCCGCGGCGCGCTCCTGCTCGCACCCGATGCGCGCGACCTGGAGCGCTTGGCGGCCGCGTGTACCGCGGTGCTGGGCGAGCGTGGGTTCGTCACGCTCTCCGCCGACCTCGGCCCGACCGCCCGGTACCGCGCCTTCCTCTCCGCCCTTCGTGGCTGCACCCGCGTCGTCATCGGGACGCGGGCAGCCGCCTTCGCGCCGGTCGCCGATCTCGGGCTGGTCGCGTTGTGGGACGACGGCGACGACTCGTATGCCGAACCACGCGCGCCGTATCCGCATGCGCGAGAGGTGCTGCTCCTCCGGGCGTACCGGCAGCAGTGCGCGATGGTGGTCGGCGGGTTCGCACGGTCGGCGGAAACGGCGGCCCTGCTCGAATCCGGATGGGCGGCCGAGCTGATCGCGGATCGCACGGTGATCCGGGCCGCGGCACCGGCGGTCCACATCGCGGGGGAGTCGGACCGCGATCTCGCCCGCGACCCGGCGGCTCGGGCAGCCAGGTTGCCGCACCGCGCGTTCGAGGTCGCGCGCGAAGGGCTGAAGACCGGGCCGGTGCTGGTCCAGGTACCACGGGCGGGGTACTTGCCGAGCTTGGTCTGTCAGACATGCCGTACTCCGTCGCGGTGCACGGCATGTGGTGGTCCGCTGCGGCATACGGGTTCGACTGGTCCGGCGAGTTGCGCGGTCTGCGGTCGGCCGGCCGCGGATCACCGGTGCCCGGAGTGTGGGGATCCGCGGATGCGTGCTGCCGTGGTCGGTGCGCGTCGGACGGCGGAGGAGTTGGGGAGAGCGTTCGCGGGTGTGCTCGTGCGGACTTCGGGCGGGGACAAGATCCTGGACGCGGTGTCGTCGGAGCCCGCGTTGATCGTGAGCACTCCGGGCGCCGAGCCGGTTGCGGAAGGTGGGTACAGCGCTGCGTTGTTGCTGGACACGTGGTTGCTGCTGGCGCGGCCGGATCTGCGGGCGCCGGAGGAGGCGGTACGGCGCTGGTTCAACGCGGCGGCGCTGGTCCGGTCGGCGCGTGACGGTGGTGCGGTGATCATGATGGGCGAGCCGTCGGCAACTCCGTTGCAGGCGGTCGTGCGGTGGAGCCCGGAGGGGTACGCGACTCGCGAGCTCGAGGAACGTCGTGCGGCCCGGTTGGCTCCGGCAGCCAAACTCGCCGAAATCACCGGCTCGGCGGAAGCGGTCGCGGACCTGATCACCAGGATCCGCCAGCTGACCGATTCGTCGTCCGGGCTGGAGGTTCTTGGGCCGGTGCCTACCGACGACGAGACGGTCCGCGCGGTGGTGCGTACACCGCGGACGTACGGGTCGGCGCTGGCGCGGATCCTGAAGGAAGCCCAGTCGTCCCGCAGCACCAAGAAGGTCCCAGGCCCCCTCCGAGTCCAGGTCGACCCCGCGACGTTCGGTTAG